In Tolypothrix sp. PCC 7712, the genomic stretch AGGAGATACCAAGGGCTAAAACTCGCTCCTCACACTTTGCAAAACTAGCTGACTCTACTATGTGCTAGATAATACTTGTTTAGACTGGTGCTAAAACATCAATAAGATTTAAGCCTAATACCGTGTATTACACGGAAAAGCATCGTCATTTCCCGTTACACTTACGATGTAATACACGGGTGAGGTTATGTGGAAACGAGATATTCAGGGAAAGTTTGCGCTTAAAAGTGATGACTATCGTGAAGTACGTTCTTTACGACTAACAGATGATACCTGGAAAGCACTTGGTATTGCCTCTGAATGTTTGGGTTTAACCAGGGCTGACTATTTAGAACATATTGTTAGGCAGAACACCACCCCTTGTATTACACGGGAAGATTCAGAAATTTTAGCTCCCCATCAAGAGTCAAACGAACCGCAACCGAGTATTACACGGCAAAGGGAGTTTCCTCTAACATCTGATACTGAGCGCGAAAGACAGTCTGTTGCGTTGCCAACGATAAGAGAACTTGAAATTTTACGCGATCGCATTTTGTCCCAACTGAAGTTAGGTAAGCAAGCTACTGGGTATAAAACTGCTCAGAAGGTTCTCAATCGTTTCATTGCTGAACTAATCGGTTCAGTTTAGCTGCTTAGGGAATTCGCCAACGGTATCCGTATCTCGGCGGACACCCAAATAATGCTGCTAAATGCATTTAGCAGCACTAAACACAGTATTAATAATGCTAGATGCAGTATTTACAATGCTTTAACCAAGCAAAATACTGTAGTTATACATTGCTTACACATTGATTAAAGGTAGAGACAATGTATGGAAGATGCTGATAACAAGAGTGTACAAGTCACGACCTATTTACCCAAGGATGTGCATGAGCAACTCAAGAAGTGGATGGGTGACAATTACCAACGCTCTGTCTCCTCTGCTGTCTCGCTGATTGTCGAACATTTCCTGCAAAAAGACGGTCGCCCATTAGGAAATACCGACCTTAGCCCTAGAATGGCAGCGCTAGAGCAACAGAATCTCCCATCCCGGCTGGCAATGCTAGAACAGCAGATGCAGCAGCTAAGGGAAGCCCTCATCGCAGCTGGCGCTATTAGCCTGGCGAGTGGGGTTGAGGAGCATCTGGCAGAGAATACCAGCATTGAGGGCGGTCAGTTTATCTACTCTGTTAAGGAAGCCAGGGAGGGGTTAAGTAAAACGGAAATTATGCGTCGTCTAGACATAACCGCTACTACTTTAAAGCGGCTGGCAGAAACCGAGAGGCTATCTGAGGAGAAATATTTGGTGAAAGTTACAGGTTGGCAGTTAGGTTCTGGTGAGCGCCCGAAATTTTTCCCGCCGCAGTCCAATACTCAAGGGCAGGGTTAGTGAAAAAAGCTTTTCTCAGTATGGCTAATTTTAGGTAACAAAACTGTTCAGTGTGCTATGTCAGTTTTATGTGAAATCTATGGTAAATCCAGGGGATTTTCATGTGAAATCTATGTCAAATCCATGTGAAATTCATGGGATGAAAAACTGTCCCTACATGGAAGCTCTGTTAAATCCTTGGTAAATCTATGGTGGTTTTATGTCAAAACCATGTTTATGGAATATCAAGTTTTTTTGATTTGAACCCTCGCACAGTACGCAAAAAAGTTTTGCCCGTTTTTTTTGAGCCGGGAATAGTTAAAAACCGTTGCCACTACAACCAGCACTGCTTTTGCACATGGGCTATACATGAGGGTGCAGTAATTATCATGCACACTTTATGTGGGACACCTTATTAGCACATTGTTTATGCATGGGTTAGCAGTATTGTTTATGTACTTACAATGCGTTGTACTGTAAAAGCACTTTGTAAATCTAGTAAACAACAGTAATTGTTATGCGTAACTGCTGTATTTCCAGGTAAAAGCACATTGTTAGTAAATGAGATAGCCGTGCTAGCAAGCTGCCCCAACAGCATATATAAAATATTGGGGGTTTTTGGGTTTCTGTGGATTGGATTGGATTACTTTACTTGTCCAGTATTTGTCCAGTAAATTTGTTTATCTATTTAATTACCGTTAGTGGACGTGACGAAAAATTGGCATTTTGAGGCTGTTGGTGGGTCAATTGTCACACTGTTAAGCTTTCCTATGGCATAAAAACCTGTTCTCTCCGGAACTCAGCCATGAGGAAACTAGCCGTAGTCTATTAGCTACAACTGGCACAGTTATTTAGTTAGGTTTAGGGTGAAAAATTGTGATTAAGCCTGGGGTTTCTCCAAAGCCAGCCAGTTCTGGAAGATTTTATCTCGTCCATCGTCACCGCCTACCACACGGTAAACCCGCTGGCGCTCACCTGTCCCATCTCTGCCTACATATTTCAATGACAGCCCTATCTTAGAGAGCAATCGCCGTAAGATGACAATTGGGCTGTCATTGTTACTGAGGGTAATACCGAGTACAGTTTTTACCTGCCACTTCAGCCTCAAGGCTTGATTAGCAATCTCTACCAAATCGGCATCAGTTCCCCGGAGTTGTCGGTCATCGGCGATAAAATTGGGGATGCCCAGCCATTCTAAGGCGTGAATTACCAAACCCAATTGACCGCCGTTAAAATCCGGTAGCCAGGCGCTCTTAGCTTGCAGCATTTTTTCACCCAGTTTGCGATCGCGGTCAGCAACAAACTCTCTGCCTATGGTGAGATAATAATGCAGCCTCAGTTGTGGGTAATAGCCAGCATCGTCCTTTTGCACCAGTTCTTTTGTAACTTCCACGCCATAACGCTGCTCTAGTTTGTATTTGCGCTCAATGTGGCGTTCAGCAGTGGTTTTAGAGCGTTGTTGTTGCAGTGCTTCATATTTAGTGGGGGTCATTTGGCTAGTGTCAGTAGCAGCGACATCCTCACATTCCCCGTCGTAAAGTTCATTTTTTTGGGTGGTAATCTCTTGGTCTAATTTCTTCCTAGTTTTGTTGTCATAGACATCGATAATGTTGTGGCCTTCGTCGCCTAACCCTTGTAGAACTGACTCACGGTAATGAATCATGCCAGCGTTAATCCGACAGCTCATTTTGCCAAAAATGTTGAGGGCAGTGCGGTTAATGTTGATTTCCGCGCCGTCGATGATCAATGAGGCATCTTGCAGCATCTTCAAGTTAGCCTGAAAGCGTTGATGCTCACTGGCAAGGAGTGATTTCAGGTTCATAGCTCCGTTGCCAATCTTCCCAAGTCCATGACGGGCAACCCACAAATGGCGCGGTACATCCTCACGTACACGGGCTATAGCTTGGCGAGTGGCATTTTCTGGGGCAACCCCCATAAAGCACCCCCAAACGCTGGTAAAGTGCTTTCTAATGTCAATGCTGACCCCTGTGCCAATGGATGGGGATGCCAGTACAATGTCATACTCTAGCAGCACTTTGTTGAGTCGCTCAATGCAGCCATAAGCTTCTTTTTCGGGGTCGAGAATGGTTTCGGAGTCAATGCGGAGTATTTTACTGTCGGGGAATTGTTTCTTTAACCTTGCTTCTAAGACTTTGGTGCCCCATTTGGATTTGGCTTTTTGGCAGTCAAGGGCAATAAAGGGTTTACCTCCATCTGCGATATGGGCTTCTAGGGCAGCTAGCCAGTTAACAGGTGTAGTTTGATTGTAGTGGTAAATATTCCAAGGTTGTCCTTTCCAGTTGTTGACTACAACCCAAGGGGTAACTTTGGTTTCTGCTAGCCCCATGACCATTTCAGCGGATAAATCAGATAAGTCAGCGTCAGCGACGATGATTCTCCCACGTCCTGGGGCTAAGGCATTTTTGAATAATTGTGACAATTGATTAAGAACTTCTACCCGATGCTTTTTGACATCTGTGTTGGCAGAGAGTAAGTGCCAAATGACTTGTTCTGATTCGTCAATAATTACTAAGGGTTCTCGCCAGTGGATGGCGTTAAATTTAGCTTGACCGTTGGGGTGTAAGCTGTCTACGCACAGGGCAAAGCCGAGTAAAATCCCGGTTTCGCTGTTTCGCACTTCGGTGATGTAGGGAATGCCGAGTCTGTCGGCTAATGCTTGGGCTAATTGTACCCTGTGGGATAACAGT encodes the following:
- a CDS encoding plasmid replication protein, CyRepA1 family; translated protein: MINSNYELQSNEVMGGYELISHPSDIEETHWNEWLASAVDPGIIELNVISVSGTDAYDYLFYGQNVPRRNDGRLRDGVLKKYRHIEGLSWWCSGIDPLNDESPMQWGCMKPNHPRRDPNKVHKVIKYEHPLRVPTRAFFLAVPDEIWEVVAARYEKTISDEDKTNGFWHWVWKYNIPLVICEGAKKAGALLTLGYAAIALPGVNGGYRSPKDEFGQPIGEKHLIPDLQHFATLGRKFIICFDHDTKPETIQRVNIAIAQTTKLLTKCGCQVLVTEWSYPEKGIDDLIVARGSDVAHEVIRQALTLEQWQVKGYSLLSYNAAQTINQRYLGELLIPDDAKLILLKSPKGSGKTESFVPIVSEAISNGQPVLLLSHRVQLAQALADRLGIPYITEVRNSETGILLGFALCVDSLHPNGQAKFNAIHWREPLVIIDESEQVIWHLLSANTDVKKHRVEVLNQLSQLFKNALAPGRGRIIVADADLSDLSAEMVMGLAETKVTPWVVVNNWKGQPWNIYHYNQTTPVNWLAALEAHIADGGKPFIALDCQKAKSKWGTKVLEARLKKQFPDSKILRIDSETILDPEKEAYGCIERLNKVLLEYDIVLASPSIGTGVSIDIRKHFTSVWGCFMGVAPENATRQAIARVREDVPRHLWVARHGLGKIGNGAMNLKSLLASEHQRFQANLKMLQDASLIIDGAEININRTALNIFGKMSCRINAGMIHYRESVLQGLGDEGHNIIDVYDNKTRKKLDQEITTQKNELYDGECEDVAATDTSQMTPTKYEALQQQRSKTTAERHIERKYKLEQRYGVEVTKELVQKDDAGYYPQLRLHYYLTIGREFVADRDRKLGEKMLQAKSAWLPDFNGGQLGLVIHALEWLGIPNFIADDRQLRGTDADLVEIANQALRLKWQVKTVLGITLSNNDSPIVILRRLLSKIGLSLKYVGRDGTGERQRVYRVVGGDDGRDKIFQNWLALEKPQA